The Terriglobia bacterium genome window below encodes:
- the metG gene encoding methionine--tRNA ligase, producing MPNTFYITTPLYYVNAPPHLGGTYTTIVADTIARYKRLMGFDVKLFCGTDEHGQNIERAAKKRGISPQQLADQVYTQYRDLWKLIGIEYDEFVRTTEQRHHASVIELYTRAKANGYVYKGSYSGWYCVSCEAYAPESDPSTPVPCPDCGRQTEWFSEESYFFKLSAFQERLLELYEKNPSFIRPESRRNEIASFVKGGLKDLSISRATLKWGIPLPDDPNHVFYVWFDALTAYMSGIGYKTDPAKFEKYWPVDTHLVGKDILRFHTVYWPAFLMAAGVDTPKSVFGHGWWLSKDVKMSKSRGNVMDPFLLHEVFGSDLLRYYLLREMVFGQDCNFAIEAIIQRYNSDLANDLGNLLSRTTAMIAKYRNSQIPQSGEAKGDGEVRELAQRVIKNYQSHFDDYNFSRGLENVWELISRVNKYIVENEPWAIAEKPAEAGKLDSVLFHAAESLRLIAAMVAPVMPTTAQNLWEQLGLDGKVSGVQLQTLKWSQDLAGKKLRAGAALFPRMDPKEVLKKMENASEQRAAAVEKAAPQAEAPAPVAAGNLAAQITIDDFSKIDLRVATVVEAERVKGADKLLRLVVDLGFEKRQILAGIAMAYQPESLVGRKVVIVANLQPRKLRGLESNGMIVAASLGPEDKPILAGFHEAVENGARLK from the coding sequence ATGCCCAACACGTTTTACATCACTACGCCGCTGTACTATGTGAACGCGCCGCCTCACCTGGGGGGCACATATACGACGATCGTCGCCGACACCATTGCCCGATATAAACGCTTGATGGGTTTCGACGTTAAGTTGTTCTGCGGGACGGACGAACACGGCCAGAATATCGAACGGGCTGCCAAAAAACGGGGTATTTCGCCTCAGCAACTTGCAGATCAGGTCTACACCCAGTATCGGGATCTCTGGAAGCTGATCGGAATCGAATACGATGAATTCGTCAGGACCACCGAGCAGCGTCATCATGCCAGCGTGATCGAGCTTTACACGCGCGCCAAGGCGAACGGCTATGTCTATAAGGGTTCCTATTCCGGCTGGTACTGCGTTTCATGTGAGGCTTACGCGCCGGAAAGCGATCCCTCCACACCTGTGCCTTGTCCGGATTGCGGGCGGCAGACAGAGTGGTTTTCCGAAGAGAGCTATTTCTTTAAATTATCCGCATTCCAGGAACGGCTTCTCGAGTTGTATGAGAAAAATCCGTCCTTTATCCGGCCTGAATCGCGCCGTAATGAAATTGCATCATTTGTAAAGGGCGGCCTGAAGGACCTATCGATCAGCCGCGCCACGTTGAAGTGGGGGATTCCACTTCCGGACGATCCCAATCACGTTTTTTACGTATGGTTTGACGCGCTCACGGCTTATATGAGCGGTATCGGTTATAAAACGGACCCCGCAAAGTTTGAGAAATACTGGCCGGTGGATACTCACCTGGTGGGCAAGGACATCCTGAGATTCCATACGGTTTACTGGCCGGCCTTCCTGATGGCCGCTGGAGTCGACACGCCGAAATCCGTCTTTGGGCATGGCTGGTGGCTGTCCAAGGACGTCAAGATGTCCAAGTCGCGTGGCAACGTGATGGACCCGTTCCTCCTTCACGAAGTGTTCGGTTCCGACTTGCTGCGCTATTACCTGCTGCGGGAAATGGTCTTCGGCCAGGACTGCAACTTTGCAATCGAGGCGATCATTCAGAGATACAACAGCGATCTCGCAAACGATCTGGGAAATCTCCTTAGCCGGACGACGGCCATGATTGCGAAGTACCGGAACAGCCAGATTCCGCAATCGGGCGAAGCGAAAGGCGACGGGGAAGTGCGTGAACTGGCGCAGCGCGTCATCAAGAACTACCAGAGTCATTTCGATGATTACAACTTCTCCCGGGGCCTCGAGAATGTGTGGGAGCTGATCTCGAGAGTCAACAAATACATCGTTGAAAACGAGCCCTGGGCCATCGCCGAGAAGCCGGCGGAAGCCGGGAAGCTGGACAGCGTGCTTTTCCATGCGGCCGAGTCGTTAAGGCTGATCGCAGCCATGGTTGCGCCCGTCATGCCCACGACTGCCCAAAATCTATGGGAGCAGCTGGGACTCGACGGCAAAGTATCCGGCGTTCAGCTCCAGACATTGAAATGGTCGCAGGATCTCGCTGGAAAAAAGCTTCGCGCCGGTGCGGCGCTTTTTCCGAGAATGGATCCGAAAGAGGTTTTGAAAAAGATGGAGAACGCAAGCGAACAGCGAGCCGCTGCGGTTGAAAAGGCGGCACCGCAGGCGGAAGCGCCGGCGCCCGTTGCCGCCGGGAATCTGGCGGCTCAAATCACGATTGACGATTTTTCCAAGATCGATTTGCGAGTTGCGACTGTAGTTGAAGCCGAACGCGTGAAAGGTGCGGACAAACTTCTGCGCCTGGTTGTCGATCTCGGATTCGAAAAGCGGCAGATCCTGGCCGGCATCGCGATGGCGTACCAGCCCGAGTCGCTGGTCGGGCGGAAGGTCGTTATCGTGGCGAATCTGCAGCCGCGGAAGTTGAGGGGGCTGGAGTCC